In Saccharothrix syringae, the following are encoded in one genomic region:
- the octT gene encoding diglucosylglycerate octanoyltransferase, with translation MRLLVLGDSLTFHGPRGPLPADHPRLWPNVCAAALGGRAELAAGFGWTARDAWWALTGDPRVWSLLPRTDVLVLAVGHMDTLPSPLPTFWRQGLRYLRPDRVRRRARAAYRVLQPVLARLLGGYPVALPPHLTVRYLDDSVRAVHALEPGIRVVGMTPSVHSAPAYAGVHTGRAAAERALRGWAGRTGVPLLDVPALVGEHVRSRRGNPDGMHWGWEAHELVGNAMAELVRAVAVGHPGRPET, from the coding sequence GTGAGGCTGCTCGTCCTCGGCGACTCGCTGACGTTCCACGGCCCGCGGGGGCCGCTGCCCGCCGACCACCCCCGGCTGTGGCCGAACGTCTGCGCGGCGGCGCTGGGCGGGCGCGCGGAGCTGGCGGCGGGGTTCGGCTGGACGGCCCGGGACGCCTGGTGGGCGCTGACCGGCGACCCGCGCGTGTGGTCGCTGCTGCCGCGCACGGACGTGCTGGTGCTGGCCGTGGGGCACATGGACACGCTGCCCTCGCCGCTGCCCACGTTCTGGCGGCAGGGGCTGCGCTACCTGCGGCCCGACCGGGTGCGGCGGCGGGCCCGGGCGGCGTACCGGGTGCTCCAGCCGGTGCTGGCGCGGCTGCTCGGCGGGTACCCGGTGGCGCTGCCGCCGCACCTGACCGTGCGGTACCTGGACGACTCGGTGCGCGCGGTGCACGCCCTCGAACCCGGCATCCGGGTGGTGGGGATGACGCCGTCGGTGCACAGCGCGCCCGCGTACGCGGGGGTGCACACCGGGCGGGCGGCCGCGGAACGCGCGCTACGCGGGTGGGCCGGGCGGACGGGCGTGCCGCTGCTGGACGTGCCCGCCCTGGTGGGCGAACACGTGCGGTCACGACGCGGCAACCCGGACGGCATGCACTGGGGCTGGGAGGCGCACGAACTGGTCGGCAACGCCATGGCGGAACTGGTCAGGGCCGTGGCGGTTGGCCACCCGGGTCGGCCGGAGACGTAA
- a CDS encoding histidine phosphatase family protein — MTLNRLVLWRHGETDHNATGRMQGHLDSALTETGWNQARFAVPVLAGFAPELVVASDLHRARDTASVFTEVTGVELRIDERLRETHLGKWQGLTTTEIEVEWPGMLELWRADGTLAPPDGETRVEVSERALAVVDEVDREFSGTVMLCAHGGLISALTGRLLELPVDRWGLLGGIGNCHWTVFTRRPGGDGRWRLSSYNAGTTR, encoded by the coding sequence ATGACCCTCAACCGGCTCGTGCTGTGGCGGCACGGTGAGACCGACCACAACGCGACCGGGCGCATGCAGGGCCACCTGGACTCGGCGTTGACCGAGACCGGGTGGAACCAGGCCCGGTTCGCGGTGCCGGTGCTCGCCGGGTTCGCGCCCGAGCTGGTGGTCGCCTCCGACCTGCACCGGGCCCGGGACACCGCCTCGGTGTTCACCGAGGTCACCGGGGTCGAGCTGCGCATCGACGAACGCCTGCGCGAGACCCACCTGGGCAAGTGGCAGGGCCTGACCACCACCGAGATCGAGGTGGAGTGGCCCGGCATGCTGGAGCTCTGGCGCGCCGACGGCACGCTGGCCCCGCCCGACGGCGAAACGCGCGTGGAGGTCTCCGAACGCGCGCTGGCCGTGGTCGACGAGGTGGACCGGGAGTTCTCCGGCACGGTCATGCTGTGCGCGCACGGCGGCCTGATCAGCGCGTTGACCGGGCGGCTGCTGGAGCTGCCGGTGGACCGCTGGGGGCTGCTCGGCGGCATCGGCAACTGCCACTGGACGGTGTTCACGCGGCGCCCGGGCGGCGACGGCCGGTGGCGGCTGTCGTCGTACAACGCCGGAACCACCCGGTGA
- the rsfS gene encoding ribosome silencing factor, translating to MAATDEARRLALVAANAAADKKAHDVIVLDVSDQLVITDVFVIASAPNERQVGAIVDNVEEKLREAGRKPVRREGAREGRWVLLDFVDVVVHVQHVEERSFYGLERLWKDCPRIEFDAGPVADEVAEA from the coding sequence GTGGCAGCCACCGACGAGGCACGACGGTTGGCGCTGGTCGCCGCGAACGCGGCAGCCGACAAGAAGGCGCACGACGTCATCGTGCTCGACGTGTCCGACCAGCTGGTGATCACCGACGTGTTCGTGATCGCCTCGGCGCCCAACGAGCGCCAGGTCGGCGCGATCGTGGACAACGTTGAGGAGAAGCTGCGCGAGGCCGGTCGCAAGCCGGTCCGCCGCGAGGGCGCGCGGGAGGGCCGCTGGGTCCTGCTGGACTTCGTGGACGTCGTCGTGCACGTCCAGCACGTGGAGGAGCGCAGCTTCTACGGCCTGGAGAGGCTGTGGAAGGACTGCCCGCGCATCGAGTTCGACGCCGGGCCCGTGGCCGACGAGGTCGCCGAGGCATGA
- the nadD gene encoding nicotinate-nucleotide adenylyltransferase: MSNRRIGVMGGTFDPVHHGHLVAASEVQARFDLDEVVFVPTGQPWQKSERQVSAAEDRYLMTVVATASNPRFSVSRVDIDRAGPTYTVDTLTDLKGAHPGADLFFITGADALEQILSWRRADDVFGLAHFIGVTRPGYELDDTHLPPGAVSLVEVPAMAISSTDVRARTAAGLPVWYLVPDGVVQYISKRGLYSVPD; the protein is encoded by the coding sequence ATGTCCAACCGCCGGATCGGCGTCATGGGTGGCACCTTCGACCCGGTGCACCACGGCCACCTCGTCGCGGCCAGCGAGGTCCAGGCCCGCTTCGACCTCGACGAGGTCGTCTTCGTGCCCACCGGGCAGCCCTGGCAGAAGAGCGAGCGTCAGGTCAGCGCGGCCGAGGACCGCTACCTGATGACCGTGGTCGCCACGGCGTCCAACCCCCGGTTCTCCGTCTCCAGGGTCGACATCGACCGGGCCGGCCCCACCTACACGGTCGACACGCTCACCGACCTCAAGGGCGCGCACCCCGGCGCGGACCTGTTCTTCATCACCGGCGCGGACGCGCTGGAGCAGATCCTGTCCTGGCGGCGCGCGGACGACGTCTTCGGCCTCGCGCACTTCATCGGCGTCACCCGACCGGGCTATGAGCTGGACGACACCCACCTGCCGCCCGGCGCGGTGTCGCTGGTCGAGGTGCCCGCGATGGCCATCTCGTCCACCGACGTCCGGGCCCGCACGGCCGCCGGCCTGCCGGTGTGGTACCTGGTGCCCGACGGTGTCGTTCAGTACATCTCGAAGCGCGGGCTTTACTCGGTGCCTGACTGA
- a CDS encoding ComEA family DNA-binding protein, with protein sequence MFDANPRTTKARLDALVAQERGKHRAPEAETLVFVEAEGRGSAPPGRLGRLLRRWLPEHAPPRRFVLTAGVTAAVALVVALALWWRQPVPESPPDLPVAEAAAITRTEQQLVVNVVGQVPTPGLVTVPSGARVADAVRAAGGANPGTDLTALNLARKVTDGEQIAVGVPAPQPVDPTTQPLDLNTATEEQLDTLPGVGPVTARRIVERRREQGPFTSLEQLGEVEGIGDAKLAKLGDLVRI encoded by the coding sequence ATGTTCGACGCGAACCCGAGAACCACGAAAGCCCGCCTCGACGCCCTGGTCGCCCAGGAGCGCGGCAAGCACCGGGCACCCGAGGCCGAGACGCTGGTCTTCGTCGAGGCCGAGGGCCGGGGCAGCGCGCCACCCGGCAGGCTGGGGCGCCTGCTGCGCCGCTGGCTGCCCGAGCACGCCCCGCCCCGCCGCTTCGTCCTGACGGCCGGCGTCACGGCCGCCGTGGCCCTGGTGGTCGCGCTGGCCCTGTGGTGGCGGCAACCGGTGCCGGAGAGCCCTCCCGACCTGCCGGTCGCCGAGGCCGCCGCGATCACCAGGACCGAGCAGCAGCTCGTCGTCAACGTCGTCGGCCAGGTGCCGACACCGGGCCTGGTGACCGTGCCCAGCGGCGCCAGGGTGGCCGACGCCGTGCGTGCCGCGGGCGGTGCCAACCCGGGCACCGACCTGACCGCGCTCAACCTGGCCCGCAAGGTCACCGATGGCGAGCAGATCGCCGTGGGCGTCCCCGCACCGCAACCGGTCGACCCGACGACCCAGCCGCTGGACCTGAACACCGCGACCGAGGAACAGCTCGACACCCTGCCGGGCGTCGGCCCGGTGACGGCGCGGCGGATCGTCGAGCGGCGCCGCGAGCAGGGCCCGTTCACCTCCCTCGAACAGCTGGGCGAGGTCGAGGGGATCGGCGACGCGAAGCTGGCCAAGCTCGGCGACCTGGTCCGCATCTAG
- a CDS encoding DegV family protein: protein MSTTIVTDSTAYLPEGFAQRHGIRVVPLHVAVDGRSRLDGVDFGPAELAAALGEHRRVTTSRPTPGELAGVYRSALEDGAEAIVSVHLSRELSGTWEAARLAAEEVDPTRIRVVDSRATGMGLGFAVLAACAAAEDGARAERAATGAAARVKMFFCVETLDHLRRGGRISPTAALLGTALAVKPLLHVDDGRIVPLEKVRTTGRAIGRLVDLATTAAGSGPVGLAVHHLAAPERAAELATLLDERVPGSTGCLISEVGAVIGAHTGPGVLGVVVLPGGVS, encoded by the coding sequence GTGTCCACCACGATCGTCACCGACTCCACGGCGTACCTGCCCGAGGGGTTCGCCCAGCGGCACGGCATCCGGGTCGTCCCGCTGCACGTGGCCGTGGACGGTCGCAGCAGGCTGGACGGGGTGGACTTCGGTCCGGCGGAGCTGGCGGCGGCGCTGGGGGAGCACCGCCGGGTGACCACGTCCCGGCCCACGCCCGGCGAGCTGGCCGGGGTGTACCGGTCGGCGCTGGAGGACGGTGCCGAGGCGATCGTCTCCGTGCACCTGTCCCGGGAGCTGTCGGGCACGTGGGAGGCGGCGCGGCTGGCCGCCGAGGAGGTCGACCCCACCCGGATCAGGGTGGTCGACTCGCGCGCCACGGGCATGGGCCTGGGCTTCGCCGTGCTGGCCGCCTGCGCCGCCGCCGAGGACGGAGCGCGGGCCGAACGGGCGGCGACCGGGGCGGCGGCGCGGGTCAAGATGTTCTTCTGCGTGGAAACGCTGGACCACCTGCGGCGGGGCGGGCGCATCAGCCCCACGGCCGCGTTGCTCGGCACGGCCCTGGCGGTGAAGCCGCTGCTGCACGTCGACGACGGCCGCATCGTGCCCCTGGAGAAGGTCCGCACCACGGGTCGCGCGATCGGCCGCCTGGTCGACCTGGCCACGACGGCCGCCGGCTCCGGCCCGGTCGGGCTGGCCGTCCACCACCTGGCCGCGCCGGAGCGCGCCGCGGAACTCGCGACCCTGCTCGACGAACGCGTGCCCGGCTCGACCGGCTGCCTGATCTCCGAGGTGGGGGCGGTGATCGGGGCGCACACCGGGCCTGGGGTGCTGGGCGTGGTGGTGCTGCCGGGCGGGGTGTCGTAG